A window of the Desulfobacula toluolica Tol2 genome harbors these coding sequences:
- a CDS encoding Glu/Leu/Phe/Val dehydrogenase dimerization domain-containing protein: MIPTRMHQFLHNALPDLIWKNRLIKDGPFRFLEFGPLDVDRLQRLGIKVDRLGPRLVSCMWNEDSSVEIGGFLVVDNLAMGQPSMGGTRMLPDITPDCIHNLARGMTLKNAAADLPFGGGKSGIVRPENLSKKERYAVIKGFGQLLRRYKKIYIPGPDVGTNDSDMKTFAIENGLNNVVSKPADMGGNRIDELGGAASGIVVATKALLEHLPRLKQLPQFKNLVIPKPSDLDILIQGFGAVGANVARLFHEYDQDNCPVIKGISDENGYLLNSDGLPWKQLFDMWKESATVTQKYFHDHVLHKKHPDLNRMVFSNSCNNLLTESAFCLIPASPVFNYLDVDTSTNPAMTTDRMGTWQIIVEGANTYSPNPTRKAERKRMERHVYRDKGVLIATDYLVNSGGVIYAAHERIIPTPDHLLIPKNILGNSSAIDGWLEKNRDEFEMLAERRRKAAVEKLETVIRRNMKELIDGLCKDADSLPCEIAEQISVQRIATMEKSRTARDIMENAPTIGVDKSMTDAACLLIDAHVPIVNVISEKGKLVGIVTNWDITQAMASNLSMDSPLTRVMTADVITNHPDATIIDCIRKLEHHEISAMPIVEEDKVVGFISGDILARRTLFRLLQTMK, from the coding sequence GGCCGTTCAGGTTTCTTGAGTTCGGCCCTCTGGATGTTGACCGTCTTCAGCGCTTGGGGATTAAAGTGGACCGTCTGGGGCCACGTCTGGTATCGTGCATGTGGAATGAAGATAGCTCGGTGGAGATCGGCGGATTTCTTGTGGTGGACAACCTTGCCATGGGACAGCCCTCCATGGGCGGAACAAGAATGTTGCCGGACATCACACCGGATTGCATCCATAACCTGGCAAGGGGCATGACCCTTAAAAATGCCGCTGCTGATCTTCCCTTTGGCGGCGGCAAATCAGGTATTGTCCGGCCTGAAAATCTCAGCAAAAAAGAGCGATATGCGGTCATCAAAGGATTTGGACAGCTGTTACGGCGGTACAAAAAAATATATATCCCAGGGCCGGATGTGGGAACCAATGATTCGGATATGAAAACCTTTGCCATTGAAAACGGCCTGAACAATGTGGTCTCAAAACCGGCAGATATGGGCGGCAACCGAATTGATGAACTGGGAGGGGCCGCCAGCGGCATTGTTGTGGCCACAAAAGCGCTGCTTGAACACCTTCCCCGGTTGAAACAACTGCCCCAGTTTAAAAACCTGGTCATTCCCAAACCGTCTGACCTGGATATTCTCATCCAGGGATTCGGTGCTGTGGGTGCCAACGTGGCAAGACTTTTCCATGAGTATGACCAGGACAACTGTCCTGTTATCAAAGGAATCAGTGACGAAAACGGTTATCTTTTAAATTCAGATGGTCTTCCCTGGAAACAGTTGTTTGACATGTGGAAAGAATCTGCCACTGTTACACAAAAATATTTCCATGATCACGTCCTGCACAAAAAGCACCCTGACTTAAACCGGATGGTCTTTTCCAACTCCTGCAACAACCTTTTAACCGAATCTGCGTTCTGCCTGATTCCCGCCTCACCAGTCTTCAATTACCTGGATGTGGATACCTCAACCAACCCCGCCATGACAACCGACAGAATGGGCACCTGGCAGATCATTGTCGAAGGGGCCAACACCTATTCGCCGAACCCGACAAGAAAAGCCGAGCGCAAGAGAATGGAACGTCATGTATACAGGGATAAAGGAGTCCTGATTGCAACAGATTACCTGGTGAACTCGGGTGGAGTCATCTATGCAGCTCATGAAAGAATTATCCCCACACCTGATCACCTGCTGATTCCAAAAAATATTTTAGGCAACTCAAGCGCCATTGACGGCTGGCTTGAAAAAAACCGTGATGAATTTGAAATGCTTGCGGAACGCCGAAGAAAAGCTGCAGTTGAAAAACTTGAAACCGTTATCCGGCGAAACATGAAAGAACTCATTGACGGCCTTTGCAAGGATGCCGACAGCCTGCCTTGTGAAATTGCAGAACAGATCAGTGTCCAGCGGATTGCCACCATGGAAAAATCACGAACCGCCCGGGATATCATGGAAAACGCCCCCACAATCGGTGTAGACAAAAGCATGACCGATGCGGCCTGTTTATTGATAGATGCTCATGTTCCCATTGTCAATGTCATATCTGAAAAAGGCAAACTCGTCGGCATAGTGACCAACTGGGATATTACCCAGGCCATGGCATCAAACCTGTCCATGGATTCCCCTTTAACCCGCGTCATGACGGCTGATGTCATCACAAACCATCCTGATGCCACCATTATTGACTGTATCCGAAAGCTGGAACATCATGAAATTTCTGCAATGCCCATTGTTGAAGAAGACAAAGTCGTTGGATTTATTTCAGGTGACATCCTTGCCAGAAGAACCCTTTTCAGGCTGTTGCAAACCATGAAATAA